The Streptomyces sp. NBC_01353 genome contains a region encoding:
- the zapE gene encoding cell division protein ZapE: MSTRASHTSRVITEAASVEAAPVSLCAREPRVPADRLVAEMVPPPRFDSVRFDTYIPDPNQPSQTDAVKALSSFAEGLGGAHATGAGKRPVLSRWFAKKPAAPTGPRGIYLDGGYGVGKTHLLASLWHATPAEPGLKAFGTFVELTNLVGALGFQQTVQTLSGHRLLCIDEFELDDPGDTVLVSSLLSRLVEAGVALAATSNTLPGKLGEGRFAAADFLREIQGLSAHFRPLRIDGEDYRHRGLPEAPAPYTEEQVTKAAYATPGSSLDDFPHLLDHLAKVHPSRYGALTDGLSAVCLTDVQAVPDQSTALRLVVLADRLYDREVPVLASGLPFDRLFSEEMLKGGYRKKYFRAISRLTALARDAKGLVEQ; the protein is encoded by the coding sequence GTGTCGACCCGTGCCTCCCACACCTCCCGCGTCATAACCGAAGCCGCTTCCGTCGAAGCCGCTCCGGTCTCCCTCTGCGCCCGGGAGCCCCGTGTCCCCGCCGACCGGCTCGTCGCCGAGATGGTCCCGCCGCCGCGCTTCGACTCGGTGCGGTTCGACACCTACATCCCGGACCCGAACCAGCCCAGCCAGACCGACGCGGTCAAGGCCCTGAGCTCCTTCGCCGAGGGGCTCGGCGGTGCCCACGCCACCGGCGCCGGCAAGCGCCCGGTGCTCAGTCGCTGGTTCGCCAAGAAGCCCGCCGCCCCCACAGGTCCGCGCGGGATCTACCTCGACGGCGGCTACGGCGTCGGCAAGACCCACCTCCTCGCCTCCCTCTGGCACGCCACGCCCGCCGAGCCGGGGCTCAAGGCCTTCGGCACGTTCGTGGAGCTGACGAACCTCGTGGGTGCGCTGGGCTTCCAGCAGACGGTGCAGACGCTCAGCGGACACCGGCTGCTCTGTATCGACGAATTCGAGCTGGACGACCCGGGCGACACCGTCCTCGTCTCCTCCCTGCTCAGCCGGCTCGTGGAGGCGGGCGTGGCGCTGGCCGCCACCTCCAACACGCTGCCGGGCAAGCTGGGCGAGGGCCGGTTCGCCGCCGCCGACTTCCTGCGCGAGATCCAGGGCCTCTCCGCCCACTTCCGGCCCCTGCGGATCGACGGCGAGGACTACCGCCACCGCGGGCTGCCCGAGGCGCCCGCGCCGTACACCGAGGAACAGGTGACGAAGGCGGCGTACGCGACGCCGGGCTCCTCGCTCGACGACTTCCCGCACCTGCTCGACCACCTGGCCAAGGTCCACCCCAGCCGGTACGGCGCGCTGACCGACGGACTGTCCGCGGTCTGCCTCACCGACGTCCAGGCGGTCCCGGACCAGTCGACCGCGCTGCGGCTCGTGGTCCTCGCCGACCGGCTGTACGACCGCGAGGTCCCGGTGCTCGCCTCCGGTCTCCCCTTCGACCGGCTGTTCAGTGAAGAGATGCTGAAGGGCGGGTACCGGAAGAAGTACTTCCGGGCGATCTCCCGGCTCACCGCCCTGGCGCGCGACGCAAAGGGTCTGGTGGAGCAGTAG
- a CDS encoding OsmC family protein, translating to MAATRSAHAVWEGDLLKGKGVVTLDSSGLGSYDVSWPARTEEPNGKTSPEELIAAAHSSCYSMAFSNILAKNDTPPTRLETKADVTFVPGKGITGSHITVRGEVPGLDKDKFLELAEDAKKNCPVSQALTGTTITLTAELA from the coding sequence ATGGCCGCAACCCGTTCCGCCCACGCCGTCTGGGAGGGCGACCTCCTCAAGGGCAAGGGCGTCGTCACCCTCGACTCCTCCGGCCTCGGCTCGTACGACGTCTCCTGGCCGGCCCGCACCGAGGAGCCGAACGGCAAGACCAGCCCCGAGGAGCTGATCGCCGCCGCGCACTCCTCCTGCTACTCGATGGCCTTCTCCAACATTCTGGCCAAGAACGACACCCCGCCGACCCGCCTGGAGACCAAGGCCGACGTCACCTTCGTGCCGGGCAAGGGCATCACGGGCAGCCACATCACCGTGCGCGGCGAGGTCCCGGGCCTGGACAAGGACAAGTTCCTCGAGCTGGCCGAGGACGCCAAGAAGAACTGCCCCGTCAGCCAGGCGCTCACCGGCACGACGATCACGCTGACCGCCGAACTCGCCTGA
- a CDS encoding alkaline phosphatase PhoX — protein MSATRRQILSRTGASVAGIAFAGAFSELFAGTAAARGHAGYGPLIPDPAGLLDLPKGFRYKVLSRQGDPLRSGEGLVPSNFDGMAAFAGRRGRVHLVRNHENRVTGKIGVPTVEGLTYDPAAKGGCTAIELDGRGNVLGERVAIAGTAVNCAGGPTPWGTWLTCEETEDKAGTNGCTKDHGFIFEVDGADPHRTGAVPLTAMGRFQHEAIAVDPHSGIVYETEDAFERPFGLFYRFLPEKPLGGHGSLRAGGALEAMRVPGVPDLSVVQETGASFDGVEWVPVPDPLAVETPIRLQDFGPKGITHAQKLEGCYWGGRAVYFVSSFARAKDGSAATHYGQVWKYEPHRRRLTLVVVFGPSTDIQLPGESPDNICLAPSGGLMVSEDGEGGQHVYGVSRKGEVYAVARGAQNIGTPEAPEWGEFAGVTFSPDGRTMYVNCYTPGTTFAVTGPWC, from the coding sequence ATGTCCGCAACACGACGTCAGATCCTGTCCCGCACCGGCGCGTCCGTCGCCGGCATCGCCTTCGCGGGTGCCTTCTCCGAACTCTTCGCCGGTACGGCGGCCGCTCGCGGTCACGCCGGCTACGGCCCGCTGATCCCCGACCCGGCCGGGCTCCTCGACCTCCCCAAGGGCTTCCGCTACAAGGTCCTCTCCCGCCAGGGCGATCCCCTCCGCTCCGGTGAGGGCCTCGTCCCCAGCAACTTCGACGGCATGGCCGCCTTCGCCGGCCGCCGGGGCCGCGTCCATCTGGTCCGCAACCATGAGAACCGGGTCACCGGCAAGATCGGCGTCCCTACCGTGGAAGGCCTGACGTACGACCCCGCCGCCAAGGGCGGCTGTACGGCGATCGAGTTGGACGGCCGCGGCAACGTCCTCGGCGAGCGCGTCGCCATCGCCGGCACCGCGGTCAACTGCGCGGGTGGGCCCACTCCTTGGGGCACGTGGCTGACCTGCGAGGAGACCGAGGACAAGGCCGGGACCAACGGCTGTACCAAGGACCACGGCTTCATCTTCGAGGTCGACGGCGCCGACCCGCACCGCACCGGAGCCGTACCGCTGACCGCCATGGGCCGCTTCCAGCACGAGGCGATCGCCGTCGACCCGCACAGCGGGATCGTGTACGAGACGGAGGACGCGTTCGAGCGGCCCTTCGGGCTCTTCTACCGCTTCCTGCCGGAGAAGCCGCTGGGCGGCCACGGCTCACTGCGCGCGGGCGGGGCCCTGGAGGCGATGCGCGTGCCGGGCGTCCCCGACCTCTCCGTGGTCCAGGAGACGGGGGCGAGCTTCGACGGCGTCGAGTGGGTCCCCGTACCGGATCCGCTGGCGGTCGAAACGCCCATCAGACTCCAGGACTTCGGGCCGAAGGGCATCACGCACGCGCAGAAGCTGGAGGGCTGCTACTGGGGCGGGCGGGCCGTGTACTTCGTCTCGTCCTTCGCCCGCGCCAAGGACGGCTCGGCGGCCACCCACTACGGCCAGGTGTGGAAGTACGAGCCGCACCGGCGCCGCCTCACGCTCGTCGTCGTCTTCGGCCCGAGCACCGACATCCAGCTGCCCGGGGAGTCGCCGGACAACATCTGCCTCGCCCCGAGCGGCGGTCTGATGGTCAGCGAGGACGGCGAAGGCGGCCAGCACGTCTACGGGGTGAGCCGGAAGGGCGAGGTGTACGCGGTCGCCCGAGGGGCGCAGAACATCGGGACCCCGGAGGCCCCGGAGTGGGGCGAGTTCGCGGGCGTCACGTTCTCGCCGGACGGGCGGACGATGTACGTCAACTGCTACACCCCGGGGACGACGTTCGCGGTGACGGGCCCGTGGTGCTGA
- a CDS encoding PPK2 family polyphosphate kinase, protein MAKKEEKKDGKAAKGSGKKRPRTPPVRSAALRELLRLPVGKPVDLSSHSASDIPAGPAGKAAGIEATTRLAPRLAELQERLYAASTAGDRRRLLLVLQGMDTSGKGGTVKHVIGYFNPSGCRIRAFKAPTTEERRHPFLWRISRALPVPGEIGIFDRSHYEDVLITRVRDLVPRRDLGRRYGQINRWEESLADDGVTIVKVFLHISYEEQRARLLERLDNPDKHWKFNAGDIEERALWPAYQHAYELALERCSTPEAPWYVVPADRKWYRNWAISTLLLEHLEALDPRYPPGDFDVTESRRRLLAS, encoded by the coding sequence ATGGCGAAGAAGGAAGAGAAGAAGGACGGGAAGGCGGCCAAGGGGTCCGGGAAGAAGCGGCCGCGGACCCCGCCGGTGCGGTCCGCGGCCCTGCGGGAGCTGCTGCGCCTTCCCGTCGGCAAGCCGGTCGACCTCTCCTCGCACTCGGCCTCGGACATCCCGGCCGGCCCGGCCGGCAAGGCGGCCGGGATCGAGGCCACCACACGTCTGGCCCCACGCCTCGCCGAGCTCCAGGAGCGCCTCTACGCGGCGAGCACGGCCGGCGACCGGCGCCGGCTGCTGCTCGTGCTCCAGGGCATGGACACCAGCGGCAAAGGCGGCACGGTCAAACATGTGATCGGCTACTTCAACCCGTCCGGCTGCCGGATCCGGGCCTTCAAGGCGCCCACGACGGAGGAACGGCGCCACCCCTTCCTCTGGCGGATCAGCCGGGCCCTGCCGGTGCCGGGCGAGATCGGCATCTTCGACCGCTCGCACTACGAGGACGTGCTCATCACCCGCGTTCGCGACCTGGTCCCCCGGCGCGACCTCGGCCGCCGCTACGGCCAGATCAACCGCTGGGAGGAGTCCCTCGCGGACGACGGTGTCACGATCGTCAAGGTCTTCCTGCACATCTCGTACGAGGAGCAGCGCGCGCGGCTCCTGGAGCGGCTCGACAACCCGGACAAGCACTGGAAGTTCAACGCGGGCGACATCGAGGAGCGGGCGCTGTGGCCCGCGTACCAGCATGCGTACGAGCTGGCGCTGGAGCGCTGCTCCACGCCGGAGGCACCGTGGTACGTGGTCCCCGCCGACCGTAAGTGGTACCGCAACTGGGCCATCAGCACGCTGCTCCTGGAACACCTGGAGGCGCTGGATCCGCGGTACCCGCCGGGCGACTTCGACGTGACCGAGAGCCGTAGGCGGCTGCTCGCTTCCTGA
- a CDS encoding polysaccharide deacetylase family protein, producing MSALALLGAVLVGCGGGTADTSMAPDAPSTAPSTAVGKAPSASAAAGPATVRKAPPTMAPGPEGLTPVFERAPRGKDKGRDKVVALTFDADMTADQGPRAADGERFDNPALIATLRRLKVDSTVFMTGRWAEEYPDQARSIGTDPRFEIANHSYSHYAFASPCYGLPTVAKQNMAKDVRRAFEAFRKAGARNVVPYFRFPGGCYDDDALRALAPAKVTAVQWDVVSGDAFAKDGDAVAEQVLDGVKPGSLVVMHCTRSAAPVTERAIRRIVPELRARGYRFVKVSELMAERAP from the coding sequence ATGTCGGCTCTCGCTCTGCTGGGCGCCGTTCTTGTCGGCTGTGGCGGGGGCACGGCCGACACGTCGATGGCTCCTGACGCCCCGTCCACCGCGCCGAGCACGGCGGTGGGCAAGGCGCCGAGCGCTAGCGCCGCGGCCGGCCCGGCGACGGTGCGCAAGGCGCCGCCCACCATGGCGCCCGGCCCTGAGGGGCTCACTCCGGTGTTCGAGCGGGCCCCCAGGGGCAAGGACAAGGGCAGGGACAAGGTCGTCGCGCTGACCTTCGACGCCGACATGACGGCCGACCAGGGGCCGCGTGCGGCCGACGGGGAACGCTTCGACAATCCGGCGCTGATCGCGACGCTGCGGCGGCTCAAGGTCGACTCGACGGTCTTCATGACCGGCCGCTGGGCCGAGGAGTACCCGGACCAGGCGCGCTCCATCGGCACCGATCCCCGCTTCGAGATCGCCAACCACTCGTACAGCCACTACGCCTTCGCCTCGCCCTGCTACGGACTGCCGACGGTCGCGAAGCAGAACATGGCCAAGGACGTCCGGCGCGCCTTCGAGGCGTTCCGCAAGGCCGGGGCACGCAATGTGGTGCCGTACTTCCGCTTCCCCGGCGGCTGCTACGACGACGACGCGCTACGCGCGCTCGCCCCCGCGAAGGTCACGGCGGTGCAGTGGGACGTGGTGAGCGGCGACGCCTTCGCCAAAGACGGCGACGCGGTGGCCGAGCAGGTCCTGGACGGTGTGAAGCCCGGCTCGCTCGTGGTCATGCACTGCACCCGCAGTGCCGCCCCGGTCACGGAACGGGCGATCCGCCGGATCGTCCCGGAACTGCGGGCCAGGGGCTACCGCTTCGTCAAGGTCTCGGAACTGATGGCGGAGCGGGCGCCCTAG
- a CDS encoding ABC transporter, translating to MTALLRYQTDLLLRSQRWLAPLLLYAVFLGVGVQTGEPVLGALGYAAAALLPVTAWVVRICLTQEPSAARNVVAAAAGRGRAHLAAVLAAVACAALLGVVAVLGVTAVSDLRRVDPSEAGTSGLLATAVCVLTGAAVGALTTRPLVRSRGWSLAALVLGSLLALVTTGSPAQYAVQGLITGSRTATVTMPWLALAGALLLAGAAAAVSTRATAWRE from the coding sequence ATGACCGCACTGCTGCGCTATCAGACCGACCTGCTGCTGCGCTCCCAGCGCTGGCTCGCACCCCTGCTGCTGTACGCGGTGTTCCTCGGCGTCGGTGTGCAGACCGGGGAGCCCGTGCTCGGCGCCCTCGGGTACGCCGCCGCCGCGCTGCTCCCTGTCACCGCCTGGGTGGTACGCATCTGCCTCACCCAGGAACCGTCCGCCGCGCGGAACGTCGTGGCCGCCGCGGCCGGACGGGGACGTGCGCACCTCGCTGCGGTCCTGGCCGCCGTGGCCTGCGCGGCGCTCCTCGGCGTCGTCGCCGTCCTCGGGGTGACGGCGGTGAGCGACCTCCGCCGGGTCGACCCGTCCGAGGCCGGGACCTCGGGCCTCCTCGCGACCGCGGTCTGTGTCCTGACGGGCGCCGCCGTGGGCGCGCTCACCACCCGGCCGCTCGTCCGATCCCGTGGCTGGTCGCTCGCCGCGCTTGTCCTCGGCTCGCTCCTCGCGCTCGTGACGACCGGCTCACCGGCGCAGTACGCGGTGCAGGGCCTGATCACCGGCTCCCGCACCGCGACCGTCACGATGCCCTGGCTCGCCCTCGCGGGCGCCCTGCTCCTCGCCGGTGCCGCGGCGGCCGTGAGCACGAGGGCCACGGCCTGGCGGGAGTGA
- a CDS encoding ATP-binding cassette domain-containing protein: MNLERVGRRYGLRGPWVLREVAFGVPAGALVRITGTNGTGKSTLLRLLAGIDAPTEGRITGRPRRTAYVPERFPVALPFTARGYLTHLGRVQGLGRAEAAAGEWLERFGARAFADTPLAELSKGTSQKVAVAQALLAAPDLLVLDEAWTGLDTGARHELDRAVRERVAAGGTVVFVDHDPRRLAGEADAEFTVEAGRVRPGSPRRDDDMRTRVRIVVSGGRPLPEGLPGSPSYEQGSDGTTVYEVDAAPSDGLLRALLDASWHIHELSTEGVRV; encoded by the coding sequence CTGAACCTGGAACGGGTGGGGCGCCGTTACGGCCTGCGCGGACCGTGGGTGCTGCGCGAGGTCGCCTTCGGCGTGCCCGCCGGTGCCCTCGTCCGGATCACGGGCACCAACGGCACCGGCAAGTCGACGCTGCTCCGGCTCCTCGCGGGCATCGACGCACCGACCGAGGGCCGGATCACCGGCCGGCCCCGGCGCACGGCGTACGTCCCCGAGCGCTTCCCGGTCGCCCTGCCCTTCACCGCGCGCGGCTATCTGACCCACCTCGGGCGCGTCCAGGGGCTCGGCCGGGCGGAAGCGGCGGCGGGGGAGTGGCTGGAGCGGTTCGGTGCCAGGGCCTTCGCGGACACCCCGCTCGCCGAACTCTCCAAGGGCACCAGCCAGAAGGTCGCCGTCGCCCAGGCGCTGCTCGCCGCCCCGGACCTGCTGGTCCTCGACGAGGCGTGGACGGGCCTCGACACCGGCGCACGCCACGAGCTGGACCGGGCCGTCCGCGAGCGGGTCGCGGCGGGCGGCACGGTCGTCTTCGTCGACCACGACCCGCGGCGGCTCGCGGGCGAGGCCGACGCCGAGTTCACGGTGGAGGCGGGACGGGTTCGGCCAGGGAGTCCGCGACGCGACGACGACATGCGGACCCGCGTGCGCATCGTGGTGTCCGGCGGCCGCCCGCTCCCCGAGGGGCTGCCGGGTTCGCCCTCGTACGAGCAGGGATCCGACGGCACGACGGTGTACGAGGTCGACGCGGCGCCCTCCGACGGACTGCTCCGAGCGCTGCTCGACGCCTCCTGGCACATCCACGAGCTGAGCACCGAGGGCGTCCGGGTATGA
- a CDS encoding AIM24 family protein has translation MKSDLFASEHLAETATFPGMSLQNAKCVKYAVNGEMQARQGSMIAFRGDLQFERKGQGIGGMLKRAVTGEGLALMAVRGQGEAWFAHEAQNCFIVEVEQNDALTVNGRNVLCFDSTLSYEIRTVKGAGMTGGGLFNSVFSGYGKIALMCEGTPIVIPVTAQAPVCVDTDAVVGWSEQLRTSLHRSQSVGSMIRGGSGEAVQLRLDGEGFVIVRPSELTPQKTSN, from the coding sequence ATGAAGAGCGATCTTTTTGCCAGCGAACACCTTGCCGAGACCGCGACGTTCCCGGGCATGAGCCTGCAGAACGCCAAGTGCGTCAAGTACGCCGTCAACGGAGAGATGCAGGCGCGCCAGGGATCGATGATCGCCTTCCGCGGCGACCTCCAGTTCGAGCGCAAGGGCCAGGGCATCGGCGGGATGCTCAAGCGCGCCGTCACCGGCGAGGGCCTGGCGCTGATGGCTGTCCGCGGCCAGGGCGAGGCCTGGTTCGCGCACGAGGCGCAGAACTGCTTCATCGTCGAGGTCGAGCAGAACGACGCGCTCACCGTGAACGGCCGCAACGTGCTCTGCTTCGACTCCACCCTCAGCTACGAGATCAGGACGGTGAAGGGCGCCGGCATGACCGGCGGCGGTCTCTTCAACAGCGTCTTCAGCGGCTACGGCAAGATCGCCCTGATGTGTGAGGGCACCCCGATCGTCATCCCCGTCACCGCGCAGGCCCCGGTGTGCGTCGACACCGACGCGGTCGTCGGCTGGAGCGAGCAGCTGCGCACCTCGCTGCATCGCTCGCAGTCCGTCGGCTCGATGATCCGCGGCGGCTCGGGCGAGGCGGTCCAGTTGAGGCTGGACGGCGAGGGCTTCGTCATCGTCCGGCCGAGCGAGCTCACTCCGCAGAAGACGTCGAACTGA
- a CDS encoding peptidyl-tRNA hydrolase, producing the protein MSSNETDVRDEKPQFVLPLVVRIEKAEPPARTDALETAARAVLTILADERAHGDGEWAQAMTDWQDARIRKVVRRARGAEWRRAQALPGITMTGEAAEVRVFPPVPLDGWPKELAKLQVSGTDLEDPAAPGAPRPGAALLWLNPDLDMSAGKAMAQAGHGAQLAWWEMAEADRKAWREAGFPLAVRTADPARWAELTTGGLPVVRDAGFTEIAPGSCTVVSEFPVLVSNDD; encoded by the coding sequence GTGAGCAGCAACGAAACCGATGTCCGCGATGAGAAGCCGCAATTCGTCCTCCCGCTGGTGGTGCGGATCGAGAAGGCCGAGCCCCCGGCCCGTACCGACGCCCTGGAGACGGCCGCTCGCGCCGTCCTGACGATCCTCGCCGACGAGCGCGCGCACGGCGACGGCGAGTGGGCGCAGGCCATGACCGACTGGCAGGACGCCCGGATCCGCAAGGTCGTGCGCCGGGCGCGCGGCGCGGAGTGGCGGCGCGCGCAGGCGCTCCCGGGGATCACGATGACGGGTGAGGCCGCGGAGGTACGGGTGTTCCCACCGGTCCCGCTGGACGGCTGGCCCAAGGAGCTGGCCAAGCTCCAGGTGTCGGGCACCGACCTGGAGGACCCGGCCGCGCCCGGCGCGCCGAGGCCCGGGGCGGCGCTGCTGTGGCTCAACCCGGATCTGGACATGTCCGCGGGCAAGGCGATGGCCCAGGCGGGGCACGGGGCGCAGCTGGCGTGGTGGGAGATGGCGGAGGCGGACCGCAAGGCGTGGCGCGAGGCCGGTTTCCCGCTGGCCGTGCGGACGGCCGATCCGGCGCGCTGGGCGGAGCTGACGACGGGCGGTCTGCCGGTGGTGCGGGACGCCGGATTCACGGAGATCGCGCCCGGTTCGTGCACGGTCGTGTCCGAATTCCCCGTGCTCGTTTCGAACGACGACTGA
- a CDS encoding DUF4142 domain-containing protein, translated as MSLRVNGTALIIAALVATVGALAFPVWSYADRSGTGQANLNAASVATQWGPLSATDRDFLVKVRLAGLWELPAGQQAIERAPSRAMVECGDHLVVGHTDLDRRARDVAAKLGVELPNQPTEQQQGWLRELTASRGEEYERKFANLLRNAHGKVFALIAEVRHTTRNALIRQLASDANQTVLDHITMLEATGMVDHDALANEAAGRKTSPPTGPPVVPSPAVPSPVVPSGTDQSFTSRPAPEAGIVTPHSMP; from the coding sequence TTGTCGCTACGCGTCAACGGGACGGCCCTCATCATCGCGGCGCTCGTCGCCACGGTCGGCGCGCTCGCCTTCCCCGTCTGGTCCTACGCCGACCGCTCCGGAACCGGCCAGGCGAATCTGAACGCGGCGAGCGTGGCCACCCAGTGGGGGCCGCTGTCCGCCACGGACCGGGACTTCCTGGTCAAGGTGAGGCTGGCCGGTCTCTGGGAGCTCCCGGCCGGCCAGCAGGCCATCGAACGTGCCCCGAGCCGGGCGATGGTGGAGTGCGGCGACCACCTCGTCGTCGGCCACACGGACCTGGACCGACGGGCCCGGGACGTGGCGGCCAAGCTCGGCGTCGAGCTGCCGAACCAGCCGACCGAGCAGCAGCAGGGGTGGCTTCGGGAGCTGACGGCGTCGCGCGGGGAGGAGTACGAGCGGAAGTTCGCGAACCTGCTGCGCAACGCGCACGGCAAGGTGTTCGCGCTGATCGCGGAGGTCCGGCACACCACGCGCAACGCGCTGATACGGCAGCTGGCGAGCGACGCCAACCAGACGGTGCTCGACCACATCACCATGCTGGAGGCGACCGGGATGGTCGATCACGACGCGCTGGCGAACGAGGCGGCGGGCCGGAAGACGTCCCCGCCGACCGGTCCGCCGGTCGTGCCGTCGCCGGCGGTGCCCTCGCCCGTGGTGCCCTCGGGGACGGACCAGTCGTTCACGTCGCGCCCGGCGCCGGAGGCGGGGATCGTGACGCCGCACTCGATGCCGTAG
- a CDS encoding DUF692 family multinuclear iron-containing protein — translation MKERSTALGTTPGTGLDSALRTALGIGIGWRPEIADAVEALPGIDWVEVVAENVCAGHLPESLKRLRARGVTVVPHGVSLGLGGADRPDAGRLAELAAKAEALGAPLVTEHIAFVRAGGALTATPVLEAGHLLPVPRTWDALDVLCENVRIAQDALPVPLALENIAALISWPGEELTEGQFLAELVERTGVRLLIDVANLHTNHVNRGESPSKALAELPVEAIAYVHVAGGLERDGVWHDTHAHPVPEPVLDILSDLASRTSPPGVLLERDDHFPPTEELASELTAIRERLTGAVGRAGAASAGTGAMPARAGTASADAGTASAEARTTSAGGGTASVNARTTSPEAGAGSPAGRAAVAAGSVPAVVAGSVSAGSGIERPLLIGAGARVSGGPMPQPQTTGAHEHGDAVAEPLGTPAQPTEGGVRGLAPGSPHAAGLPGAESSQLPSRPVEARPERARGRVALAQAALLSALVAGTPAPEGFDTRRLGVQSRALVGKRAEVIAKIAPELPEILGDGYRRAFFAYARTRPMSGGYRRDALAFVESLLVAGRPEDPDARRRLTRWWQDRTDTRPPNRATRLIRAARATLVRK, via the coding sequence ATGAAGGAACGCAGCACGGCACTCGGCACGACGCCCGGCACAGGACTCGACTCCGCGCTCCGCACGGCGCTCGGGATCGGCATCGGCTGGCGGCCGGAGATCGCGGACGCGGTGGAGGCGCTGCCCGGCATCGACTGGGTGGAGGTCGTCGCGGAGAACGTGTGCGCCGGCCACCTCCCCGAGTCGCTGAAGCGGCTTCGGGCGCGCGGGGTCACGGTCGTGCCGCACGGGGTCTCGCTGGGCCTCGGCGGCGCGGACCGGCCGGACGCGGGGCGGCTGGCGGAGCTGGCGGCGAAGGCGGAGGCGCTGGGGGCTCCGCTGGTGACGGAGCACATCGCCTTCGTACGGGCCGGGGGCGCGCTGACCGCGACGCCGGTCCTGGAGGCGGGGCACCTGCTGCCGGTGCCGCGGACCTGGGACGCGCTGGACGTGCTGTGCGAGAACGTCCGGATCGCGCAGGACGCGCTGCCGGTGCCGCTGGCGCTGGAGAACATCGCGGCGCTGATCTCGTGGCCTGGCGAGGAGCTGACGGAGGGCCAGTTCCTGGCGGAGCTGGTGGAGCGTACGGGGGTACGGCTCCTGATCGACGTGGCGAACCTCCACACCAACCACGTCAACCGCGGCGAGTCCCCGTCGAAGGCCCTCGCCGAACTCCCGGTCGAGGCGATCGCGTACGTCCATGTCGCGGGCGGCCTCGAACGCGACGGCGTCTGGCACGACACCCACGCCCACCCGGTCCCCGAGCCGGTCCTCGACATCCTCTCGGACCTGGCGTCGAGGACCTCCCCACCGGGCGTCCTGCTGGAACGGGACGACCACTTCCCGCCCACGGAGGAACTGGCGTCGGAACTGACGGCGATCCGGGAACGGTTGACCGGGGCGGTCGGCAGGGCGGGGGCGGCGTCGGCAGGGACCGGGGCGATGCCCGCCAGGGCCGGAACGGCTTCAGCCGACGCCGGAACGGCTTCAGCCGAGGCCAGGACGACGTCCGCCGGGGGCGGAACGGCTTCCGTCAACGCCCGGACGACGTCCCCTGAGGCCGGGGCGGGGTCCCCCGCAGGCCGGGCGGCGGTCGCCGCGGGCAGCGTGCCGGCGGTCGTCGCGGGCAGCGTGTCGGCGGGCTCCGGGATCGAGCGCCCGCTGCTCATAGGCGCGGGTGCGCGGGTCTCCGGCGGCCCGATGCCGCAGCCGCAGACAACGGGCGCGCACGAGCACGGCGATGCCGTCGCCGAGCCGCTCGGCACCCCGGCGCAGCCGACCGAGGGCGGCGTCCGGGGACTCGCCCCGGGTTCACCCCACGCAGCGGGCCTGCCCGGGGCGGAAAGCAGCCAGCTCCCGTCCCGGCCGGTCGAGGCTCGTCCGGAGCGGGCTCGTGGGCGGGTCGCCCTGGCGCAGGCTGCGCTGTTGTCCGCGCTCGTCGCGGGGACTCCCGCGCCCGAGGGGTTCGACACGCGGCGGCTCGGTGTGCAGAGTCGGGCGCTCGTCGGCAAGCGGGCCGAGGTGATCGCCAAGATCGCGCCCGAGCTGCCCGAGATCCTCGGGGACGGCTACCGCCGCGCGTTCTTCGCGTACGCCAGAACCCGCCCCATGTCCGGCGGCTACCGCCGCGACGCTCTCGCCTTCGTCGAGAGCCTGCTCGTCGCCGGCCGCCCCGAGGACCCCGACGCGCGGCGCCGGCTCACCCGGTGGTGGCAGGACCGCACCGACACGCGTCCGCCCAACCGGGCGACCCGGCTGATCCGCGCCGCCCGCGCCACACTCGTACGAAAGTGA